A part of Aspergillus flavus chromosome 1, complete sequence genomic DNA contains:
- a CDS encoding transporter, ABC superfamily, with product MRSKLPVQLYLATLLSLSVSAAVAQSNYSDTRVVSPLFNAFDKRPDDCPPCFNCQLDAFQCAQFASCDNLSGKCVCPPGFAGEDCSKPTCGSLADGHERTPRTDKYCNCKDGWGGINCNVCQSDDVCNAMTPEGEGGVCYSQGVTVKENFQMCDVTNRKILDQLKEKKPQVTFSCKAEDHSCNFQFWVDQVESFYCGLDTCEWGLETTHDRNSTHYKCENIRCKCIPGRMLCGEEGSIDIGDFLDQSIQGPASFTSVSTIGGSANDGSKFQEPAMDNLIKSVFGDESIFLNCQSGECLYKTDVPGYTRPVKQINTPLIAGVIAGCALFVVAVILTVWYLSRRSYRGRIQLPLSDDSDDEATKLLTDHKPAALYWDNVSYYLNGKEILSGIQGVSQPGQITAIMGASGAGKTTFLDILARKNKRGAVRGDFYINGEKVNDHDFKSMIGFVDQEDTMLPTLTVHETILTSALLRLPRDMSRAAKEQRVFEVEKQLGIHHIRDQLIGSEEGKGRGISGGEKRRVGIACELVTSPSILFLDEPTSGLDAFNAFNVVECLVTLAKTYNRTVIFTIHQPRSNIVALFDRLVLLAHGKTVYSGPFSTCQQYFDNSGYSCPPGFNIADYLVDLTMHASVTRSHTDEVVSPLLDVRSDPPKTASSSLRAVKSVASASNASIEDNSSSTLEANRRPKNGRRVSLKQRQDKQLYSRKKDRERPATPKTDEEDVVDVTENPQQWLRLSRQQGNVPPQILDDPDELPPIAPGQTDLDILVANYTSSDVARSVNDEIVAAVQNARTANGSANSDILLGAPTSTPKSYARVGLLRQFLILSQRTWRNLYRNPMLMLTHYAISILLAVLCGYLFYGLTDDIKGFQNRLGLFFFILALFGFSTLTSLTVFSAERLLFVRERANGYYHPVTYFAAKVVFDIVPLRLLPPVIMGVIVYPMTGLIPAWPEFLRFILVLVLFNLAAANICLFIGIVFRDGGVANLIGSLVMLFSLLFAGLLLNHDAIPKSALWLQTLSIFHYGFEALIVNEVTFLTLIDHKYGLDIEVPGASILSAFGFDTLAFWKDVIGLGIISGAFIMIAYGAMHVFLIEKR from the exons ATGCGATCAAAATTACCGGTGCAGCTCTACCTAGCCACCCTGCTCTCGTTGTCAGTGTCTGCAGCTGTAGCACAGAGCAACTATTCCGACACCCGTGTTGTGTCTCCGCTTTTCAATGCTTTCGATAAACGCCCCGACGATTGCCCACCATGTTTCAACTGCCAATTAGATGCCTTTCAATGTGCTCAATTTGCTTCCTGCGATAATTTGTCCGGAAAGTGCGTATGTCCTCCTGGGTTTGCTGGCGAGGACTGCTCGAAGCCGACATGTGGATCGTTAGCCGATGGCCATGAGAGGACCCCACGGACAGACAAGTACTGCAACTGCAAAGATGGCTGGGGGGGAATTAACTGCAATGTGTGTCAGAGTGATGACGTTTGTAATGCCATGACGCCTGAAGGCGAAGGTGGTGTCTGTTACAGCCAAGGTGTCACGGTCAAGGAAAATTTTCAGATGTGCGATGTGACCAACCGCAAAATCCTCGATCAActcaaggagaaaaagcCCCAGGTGACGTTCTCCTGTAAGGCGGAGGATCATAGCTGTAATTTCCAATTTTGGGTGGACCAGGTGGAATCGTTTTATTGTGGTCTAGATACCTGCGAATGGGGCCTGGAAACCACCCACGACCGGAACAGCACTCACTACAAATGCGAGAATATCAGGTGCAAGTGCATTCCGGGCCGCATGCTCTGTGGAGAAGAGGGCTCGATTGACATCGGAGATTTTCTTGACCAGTCCATCCAAGGTCCTGCCTCCTTCACGTCGGTGTCTACCATCGGTGGCAGTGCGAATGACGGCAGCAAGTTCCAGGAACCCGCCATGGATAACTTGATCAAGAGCGTTTTCGGGGACGAAAGTATCTTCTTGAACTGCCAATCTGGAGAGTGCTTGTACAAAACAGATGTACCTGGATACACGCGGCCCGTGAAACAAATCAACACTCCCCTCATCGCTGGAGTTATCGCTGGCTGTGCACTCTTTGTTGTGGCAGTGATTCTGACCGTGTGGTACTTATCTCGCAGATCGTATCGGGGACGTATTCAGTTGCCTCTCTCCGATGATTCGGATGATGAGGCCACCAAACTCTTGACGGATCACAAGCCAGCAGCGCTGTATTGGGATAATGTGTCTTATTATTTGAATGGAAAGGAAATCCTTTCTGGTATTCAGGGTGTCTCCCAGCCGGGCCAGATTACAGCCATCATGGGGGCTTCAGGTGCGGGAAAAACGACAtttcttgatattcttgCTCGAAAAAACAAGCGGGGTGCAGTCCGCGGTGACTTTTATATCAACGGAGAAAAAGTCAATGATCATGACTTCAAGAGCATGATAGGATTCGTCGATCAGGAAGACACCATGCTCCCTACCCTGACTGTACATGAAACGATCCTGACGAGCGCACTACTGCGGCTCCCCCGGGACATGAGCCGAGCAGCCAAAGAGCAGCGAGTGTTTGAGGTTGAAAAGCAGCTTGGCATCCATCATATCAGGGACCAGCTAATCGGCtcagaagaagggaaaggccGTGGTATCTCTGGTGGCGAGAAGCGCCGAGTGGGAATTGCCTGCGAACTGGTCACTAGCCCTAGcattctcttcctggatGAGCCCACTAGCGGACTG GACGCTTTCAATGCATTCAATGTTGTTGAATGTCTGGTGACCTTAGCGAAGACTTACAATCGGACCGTCATCTTCACTATTCATCAACCGCGATCCAACATCGTTGCTCTATTCGACCGACTTGTTCTCCTGGCACATGGGAAGACAGTATACTCGGGTCCTTTTTCCACATGCCAGCAGTACTTCGACAATTCTGGATATTCTTGCCCTCCTGGATTCAATATTGCTGATTATCTCGTGGATCTCACGATGCATGCCAGTGTTACCCGGTCCCATACCGACGAGGTCGTATCCCCGTTGTTAGACGTGCGCTCAGACCCACCCAAGACTGCATCAAGCAGCTTGCGGGCTGTCAAGTCAGTGGCTAGTGCATCAAACGCAAGTATCGAGGATAATTCCAGTAGCACACTGGAAGCAAATCGAAGACCGAAAAATGGACGCCGCGTCTCTCTCAAGCAACGCCAAGATAAGCAACTCTATTCCCGCAAGAAAGATCGTGAACGCCCCGCCACCCCCAAAacagatgaggaagatgtaGTTGATGTGACGGAGAACCCCCAGCAGTGGTTACGCCTCTCTCGCCAACAGGGCAATGTTCCACCCCAGATCCTCGACGACCCTGACGAGTTACCTCCAATTGCACCAGGTCAAACCGATCTCGATATCTTGGTTGCGAATTATACCAGCTCAGACGTTGCTCGTTCCGTGAATGATGAAATCGTAGCAGCCGTTCAGAATGCTCGTACCGCGAATGGTTCGGCCAACTCAGACATCCTCTTAGGCGCCCCTACTAGTACACCCAAGAGCTATGCTAGGGTCGGCCTGCTCCGGCAGTTTCTCATCCTGTCTCAGCGAACTTGGCGGAACCTATACCGGAATCCTATGTTAATGCTAACCCATTATGCTATCTCTATTCTGCTCGCTGTGCTGTGCGGATACCTGTTCTATGGATTGACGGACGATATCAAGGGGTTTCAAAATCGTCtgggccttttcttcttcatcctcgcctTGTTTGGATTCAGTACACTCACTAGTCTCACGGTTTTCTCAGCAGAGCGACTCCTGTTTGTCCGTGAACGGGCGAATGGCTACTATCACCCTGTTACGTACTTTGCGGCCAAGGTGGTATTCGACATCGTGCCTCTGCGCCTACTGCCCCCGGTGATCATGGGAGTGATCGTGTATCCCATGACTGGGCTGATCCCAGCATGGCCAGAGTTTCTCCGGTTTATCTTAGTACTTGTTCTCTTCAACCTCGCAGCTGCCAACATCTGTCTCTTCATCGGTATCGTTTTCCGCGATGGAGGAGTGGCCAATTTGATTGGCAGTTTGGTGATGCTATTCAGTCTATTATTTGCTGGTCTGTTACTCAACCACGATGCAATTCCTAAGTCCGCTTTGTGGCTGCAAACC TTGTCCATCTTCCACTACGGCTTCGAGGCCTTGATTGTCAACGAAGTGACGTTCCTTACGCTGATCGACCATAAGTATGGGCTGGACATTGAGGTCCCAGGGGCCTCCATCCTGAGCGCTTTTGGGTTCGATACTTTGGCGTTTTGGAAGGATGTTATTGGGCTGGGTATAATCTCCGGCGCATTCATCATGATTGCCTACGGAGCAATGCATGTTTTCCTCATTGAGAAGCGGTAG
- a CDS encoding very long-chain acyl-CoA synthetase/fatty acid transporter (long-chain fatty acid transporter, putative), producing the protein MPLPLPDIPLSIATPAVATTLAYLNAKYSLFYDVTLIGGLIKSIFKSRLAERRDHLNLFYVLEQHALAPATKDNQFIVYNGRAWTFHETYVMALRYGAWLKKAHGIKPKEIVAMDFMNSSTFIFLLLGLWSIGAVPAFINYNLSGKPLTHCVRTSTARLLVVDEEIRQQFTPEQMETLGSPEFREGGGSVDVVFLTPEVESQIMQMEATREDDSVRNGPALRDLALLIYTSGTTGLPKPAIVSWRKCWSGGTFVAHWLGLAKNDRFFTCMPLYHSSASILGFVTCLMSGSTLIIGRKFSARNFWREARENQATIVQYVGETLRYLMAVPPEIDAVTGEDLDKKHNVRAVFGNGLRPDIWGRFKERFNVPTIAEFYSATEGTSGSWNLSSNDFTAGAIGRNGSLSRLILGGGLAVVQVDHESQQPWRDPKTGFCKEVPRGEPGELLYAINAADPVETFQGYFKNSKATESKIVRDVLRKGDAYFRTGDMVRWDAEGRWYFNDRLGDTFRWKSENVSTSEVAEVLGAHPDVHEANVYGVTLPNHDGRAGCAAIILQQQHQATDPSVLIPPTPETLSSLAAHALKNLPRFAVPLFLRLAPEMQGTGNNKQQKHVLRTEGVDPSLVSTSDKLYWLQGDKYVPFEQNDWSRLQGGQVKL; encoded by the exons ATGCCTCTCCCTTTACCTG ATATTCCCCTTTCTATCGCTACCCCTGCTGTCGCCACCACACTCGCATACCTGAACGCTAAATACTCCCTCTTCTATGATGTAACATTAATCGGGGGCTTGATCAAGTCCATTTTCAAGTCTCGCTTGGCAGAGCGTCGTGACCATCTAAATCTCTTCTATGTGCTAGAGCAGCATGCTTTGGCTCCGGCGACCAAGGATAACCAATTCATTGTCTACAATGGCCGTGCCTGGACCTTTCATGAAACCTACGTCATGGCGTTGCGGTATGGCGCCTGGCTTAAGAAAGCTCACGGCATCAAGCCCAAGGAGATCGTGGCGATGGATTTTATGAACTCTTCGACCTtcatatttcttcttctgggaCTCTGGAGTATCGGCGCCGTGCCTGCGTTCATCAACTACAATCTGTCAGGCAAACCCCTAACACACTGCGTCAGAACATCGACCGCTAGACTATTGGTGGTTGACGAGGAAATCCGTCAACAATTTACGCCTGAGCAGATGGAGACACTGGGTTCACCGGAGTTCCGTGAAGGTGGTGGGTCGGTCGATGTGGTCTTCCTCACACCAGAAGTGGAATCCCAGATCATGCAGATGGAGGCCACGCGCGAAGATGACAGCGTCCGAAATGGCCCTGCCCTCCGTGACTTGGCTTTACTTATATACACGAGCGGTACTACCGGCCTCCCGAAACCCGCTATTGTCAGCTGGAGGAAGTGCTGGTCCGGCGGCACATTTGTCGCCCattggttggggttggcTAAGAATGACCGTTTCTTCACA TGTATGCCACTTTACCACTCATCCGCCTCGATCCTCGGGTTTGTAACTTGCCTGATGAGCGGATCAACTCTGATTATCGGCCGCAAGTTCTCCGCTAGAAACTTCTGGCGAGAAGCACGGGAGAATCAAGCAACAATTGTACAGTACGTGGGTGAAACCCTGCGGTACTTGATGGCCGTTCCGCCTGAAATTGATGCTGTCACTGGAGAGGACTTGGACAAGAAGCATAACGTTCGCGCAGTGTTCGGGAACGGCTTGCGGCCTGATATCTGGGGCCGCTTCAAAGAGCGTTTCAACGTACCCACGATTGCTGAGTTTTATTCCGCAACCGAAGGCACCAGTGGGTCCTGGAATCTCTCTTCTAACGACTTCACAGCAGGAGCAATTGGACGAAATGGTTCGCTTAGTAGGCTAATTTTAGGAGGCGGCCTGGCTGTTGTTCAGGTTGATCATGAATCGCAGCAACCCTGGCGGGACCCTAAGACGGGTTTCTGTAAGGAAGTGCCACGGGGCGAGCCGGGTGAGCTGCTGTATGCCATCAATGCGGCTGACCCCGTAGAGACTTTCCAAGGATATTTTAAGAACTCTAAGGCTACCGAAAGCAAAATTGTTCGTGACGTGCTGCGAAAGGGTGATGCATACTTCCGCACTGGCGATATGGTGCGGTGGGACGCTGAAGGCAGGTGGTACTTCAACGACAGACTCGGCGACACCTTCAGATGGAAGAGTGAAAATGTGTCCACGAGTGAAGTAGCCGAGGTATTGGGAGCGCACCCAGATGTGCATGAAGCTAACGTCTATGGCGTTACGCTGCCTAATCACGACGGACGTGCCGGCTGCGCCGCGATTATTctgcaacaacagcaccagGCCACCGACCCATCGGTGCTCATACCCCCTACCCCAGAGACACTGAGCAGTCTTGCAGCTCACGCCCTAAAGAATCTACCTCGCTTCGCAGTTCCACTTTTCCTCCGTCTCGCGCCGGAAATGCAGGGAACAGGAAACAACAAGCAGCAAAAGCATGTACTGCGAACTGAAGGAGTAGACCCGTCGCTGGTCAGTACTTCAGACAAACTGTACTGGCTCCAAGGGGACAAGTACGTGCCTTTTGAGCAGAATGACTGGAGCCGATTGCAGGGTGGACAGGTGAAGCTGTAG
- a CDS encoding putative endosomal cargo receptor (endosomal cargo receptor, putative), translating into MSGEAWLYLLAVLINAVNLFLQVFFTIMYSDLECDYINPIDLCNRLNAYIIPEAAVHAFLTFLFVINGYWLAILLNLPLLAFNAKKIYDNAHLLDATEIFRKLNVHKKESFIKLGFHLLMFFFYLYSMIVALIRDESH; encoded by the exons ATGTCCGGCGAAGCGTGGCTCTACCTGTTGGCGGTGTTGATCAACGCCGTCAACTTGTTTCTGCAGGTGTTCTTCACCATTATGTATAGCGATCTGGAATG TGACTACATCAACCCTATTGACCTCTGCAACCGTCTCAACGCCTACATTATCCCCGAAGCCGCCGTCCATGCCTTCCTTACCTTCTTGTTCGTAATCAATGGCTACTGGCTTGCGATCTTGTTGAACCTGCCCCTGTTGGCATTCAATGCCAAGAA GATTTACGATAACGCGCACCTTTTGGATGCGACCGAGATCTTCCGCAAGCTCAACGTACACAAGAAG GAATCTTTCATCAAACTAGGTTTCCACCTTTTGATGTTTTTCTTCTACTTGTACAGTATGATCGTTGCTTTGATCCGCGACGAATCTCATTGA
- a CDS encoding aspartate/tyrosine/aromatic aminotransferase (aspartate aminotransferase, putative): MVQVKEFAVEQWMDKYEQHAKYNIAETCCASISVNDLQELSEDKSLSPLDLSTKLTYGAIRGSERLRRTLANLYSVKTPTQLPSDNVLITPGAIQANFLLLYSLVGPGDHVICHYPTYQQLYSVPASLGAEVSLWKSKENDGWKLDLNELRELIRPNTKLIILNNPQNPTGAVIPQATLEEIVEIARSSSIFVHADEVYRPIFHSITPMEPEFPLSLLSLGYERTIVTGSMSKAYSLAGIRVGWIASRDRSVIEACASARHYTTISVSQLDDAIASYALDASCIHNLLKRNIQLAKTNLAILEKFIESYRWACGWVKPRAGTTAFVRFSKMGKPVDDVAFCEMLLERTGIMFVPGSQCFGEGEDFKGYVRIGVVQETHVLEEGLEVLKSFMEEGYEEVPVIRKK; the protein is encoded by the exons atggttCAAGTAAAGGAATTTGCCGTGGAGCAG TGGATGGATAAATATGAACAACATGCCAAGTACAACATAGCAGAGACATGCTGTGCCTCCATTTCAGTGAACGATCTCCAAGAGCTTTCCGAGGATAAATCTTTGAGCCCATTAGATCTCTCTACCAAACTCACGTATGGTGCTATTCGAGGTTCGGAACGGCTTCGGAGGACCTTGGCCAATCTCTACTCGGTCAAAACACCGACCCAATTGCCTTCTGATAACGTTTTAATTACGCCGGGTGCTATTCAGGCCAACTTCCTTTTGCTTTATTCATTAGTTGGGCCGGGGGACCATGTCATCTGTCATTACCCCACATATCAGCAGCTTTACTCGGTCCCAGCATCGCTTGGAGCCGAGGTGAGCCTGTGGAAATCGAAGGAGAACGACGGGTGGAAATTAGATCTTAACGAATTGAGGGAGTTGATTCGCCCCAACACCAAGCTGATTATCCTTAA TAATCCGCAGAACCCTACTGGGGCTGTGATTCCTCAGGCTACGCTGGAAGAGATCGTGGAGATTGCGCGCAGCTCCTCGATCTTTGTTCATGCCGATGAAGTCTACCGGCCTATCTTTCATTCCATTACTCCTATGGAGCCTGAATTTCCATTATCGCTCCTTTCTCTGGGATACGAACGCACAATTGTAACTGGTTCAATGTCCAAAGCTTATAGCTTAGCAGGCATCCGCGTGGGATGGATTGCTTCTCGTGATCGGTCTGTTATTGAGGCATGCGCTTCTGCGCGGCACTATACTACCATCTCGGTAAGCCAGTTGGACGACGCCATTGCGAGCTATGCCCTAGATGCAAGCTGCATTCACAATCTCTTAAAGCGGAATATCCAATTGGCGAAAACGAATCTGGCGATCCTTGAAAAGTTCATTGAATCTTACCGGTGGGCCTGTGGGTGGGTCAAACCACGCGCAGGAACGACGGCATTTGTGCGATTTAGCAAAATGGGAAAACCCGTTGACGATGTTGCCTTTTGTGAAATGCTTCTGGAGCGGACTGGCATCATGTTTGTGCCGGGAAGTCAGTGTTTTGGTGAGGGCGAAGACTTCAAGGGTTACGTCCGGATCGGAGTAGTCCAAGAAACCCACGTGTTAGAAGAGGGGTTGGAGGTGTTAAAATCTTTTATGGAGGAGGGGTATGAAGAAGTGCCCGTCATCCGGAAGAAATAA
- a CDS encoding putative purine-cytosine permease (nucleoside transporter), whose product MANTEQIYDAKVQVKETGPHVHTLELLSTDAELKSSKFQRGIAVFGRVFSQVSGVEARGIQRVADDERQPPAPNTYTRIFLLWLSSALTGNNIIVGLYGPSLYGLDWTQATICATLGVILGSMCVGYMSTWGPKSGNRTLVVTRYFLGYYLSKVCCLLNILTMLGYGMVNCILGGQVIYTVSGGRTAVPVGIIVVSILTWFIATLGVHLFQFYTRYAWIIQILTLAIMIGSAGPSFITSPFSTPDIPRATASDWLSFFSLCFASAITWAPASADYFVYFPTATSSWRMFLAGSTGMSLAMALTTLLGIGLATGIDSNPAWIEASLTSPGSLLAASFSNLHGFGRFCAVILLLGTVSNNIPCTYSAGLNLQMLGRYGPRIPRPLLTTLEVVIYTVCAIVAREYLREIMENFLPLMSYWIVAWLAVCLEETWVFRRGRDYDWTVWNNPHRLPMGLAAGASFVFGILGAVLGMSQSYFVGPIAKALPQNCDLGMWLAFGFTAVVYPAFRCVELHVVGR is encoded by the exons ATGGCAAACACCGAACAGATTTACGACGCAAAAGTACAGGTCAAAGAGACCGGACCCCATGTCCATACACTGGAGTTACTATCTACCGATGCAGAATTGAAGAGCTCCAAATTTCAAAGAGGTATCGCGGTATTTGGTCGAGTATTCAGCCAAGTGTCTGGAGTGGAGGCTCGAGGAATTCAACGCGTAGCAGATGATGAGCGTCAGCCTCCAGCACCTAATACTTACACCCGcatctttcttttgtggCTAAGCTCTGCGTTGACCGGGAACAACATCATCGTGGGACTGTACGGTCCATCCTTATATGGGCTTGATTGGACCCAGGCCACCATATGCGCCACTTTGGGGGTTATACTAGGAAGTATGTGTGTAGGGTATATGAGTACTTGGGGTCCCAAAAGTGGGAATCGAACCTTG GTCGTGACTCGATACTTCCTTGGATACTACCTCAGCAAGGTTTGCTGTCTACTCAATATCCTCACCATGCTGGGATATGGCATGGTGAACTGCATTCTCGGAGGCCAGGTCATCTATACAGTATCCGGAGGCCGTACAGCTGTTCCTGTTGGTATAATTGTAGTATCGATTCTGACTTGGTTCATCGCCACTCTTGGTGTGCACCTTTTCCAGTTCTATACTAG ATACGCCTGGATCATACAAATCTTAACGTTGGCCATCATGATCGGCTCTGCTGGGCCAAGCTTCATCACCTCGCCTTTCTCAACCCCAGATATCCCTAGAGCGACCGCCTCAGATTGGCTTTCATTTTTCTCGCTTTGCTTCGCCTCAGCCATTACCTGGGCTCCAGCAAGCGCAGACTACTTCGTCTACTTCCCAACAGCAACTAGTTCATGGCGAATGTTCCTCGCCGGTAGCACAGGCATGAGCTTGGCCATGGCTTTGACAACACTCCTAGGCATCGGTCTAGCAACAGGGATTGACTCGAATCCAGCTTGGATCGAGGCCTCACTTACCTCCCCAGGGAGTCTGCTCGCCGCCTCCTTCAGCAACCTACACGGCTTTGGCCGCTTTTGCGctgtcatcctcctccttggcacAGTCTCCAACAATATCCCATGCACATACTCAGCGGGCCTCAACCTCCAAATGCTAGGTCGCTACGGCCCACGCATTCCACGGCCTCTCCTGACTACACTAGAAGTCGTGATCTACACCGTCTGTGCAATTGTCGCTCGCGAGTATCTTCGCGAGATCATGGAGAATTTCCTCCCGCTCATGTCCTACTGGATTGTGGCATGGCTGGCGGTTTGTCTAGAAGAGACGTGGGTTTTTCGCCGAGGGCGCGACTATGACTGGACAGTTTGGAATAATCCACATCGGTTGCCGATGGGACTTGCTGCCGGGGCCAGCTTTGTGTTCGGGATTTTAGGTGCCGTCCTTGGAATG TCTCAGTCATACTTTGTCGGACCGATTGCCAAAGCCTTGCCTCAGAATTGTGATCTAGGCATGTGGCTTGCATTTGGCTTTACAGCGGTGGTATATCCAGCTTTTCGCTGTGTCGAGTTACATGTTGTGGGACGGTGA
- a CDS encoding fungal-specific transcription factor domain-containing protein produces MGTPGQSILHITNMTDSTPRDTRTSSLSSTEKKRTRVQLSCTACRSRKLKCCRTYPCTNCKKRGEALSCTFVGRGPRGRTSHGRTSPTLVQDRLQHLENLILSLTQKKSLAVNHDIHRPEEHDGPATNRTTDDRVTPRPPATSTGFEPKESPLDPSSKLVMENTGTSYIDGAHWTAILEEINGVREHLQESNDISDDEALDDGHLSTPSPTLLLGLNKTVSKEDLLADIPPRPVTDRLIAQFINSKEPVLTTIHIPTFQKEYNLFWSIPQAASLSWLAFLYAILTLSIAIQQRLREPLPVYLEDSRDIISTFRKRAAQCLVQSNYTQPGKYKVEALFYYTLGEFYRSNDAQVSVSFLLGITIRLAMRTGYHRDPRHFPSISAYEGEMRRRVWATMRQLDSLISFQVGLPRTIQDWQDDVELPRNICDEDFNEGTTHLPPSRPESELTTASYIRAKSRIMAVFGKISDLAYSREPVTYDEVLEIDRRLEEVYGLVPFNFRIRPVDQSFADPSDLILRRYTLELLYQKARCVLHRRYLGEVHSNLRYAYSRWVCMSASKEILRHQADLHHETQPGGILYRDRQFPNSLQNADYLLAAMIICLELSYDPPGEPTINSDVTVVIKGREDLLTSLETSHQIFEQSRRRSMDAQKAYAALTTMLRRVKKAGLSTAEPIKRLPAGNPDGQPVNTHTTPPPSYENLSVANAPYSVATSSEIPGLDVVEPPFISLDVIEGMLDAPSNIDWHLWDQQVQGPAQPSRNNSLWFPDPAFSGIGDSNSQK; encoded by the exons ATGGGAACACCAGGGCAGTCTATATTACATATCACAAATATGACGGATTCCACTCCAAGAGACACTCGCACCTCTTCATTGTCATCCACCGAGAAAAAGAGAACGAGAGTCCAGCTGTCTTGTACAGCCTGCAGAAGCCGGAA ACTTAAATGCTGTCGCACATATCCGTGCACGAACTGCAAGAAGAGAGGTGAAGCCCTCTCCTGCACCTTTGTCGGTCGGGGTCCTCGTGGGAGGACTTCGCATGGCCGGACGAGTCCAACTCTTGTCCAGGACCGTTTGCAGCATCTCGAGAATCTGATTCTATCCTTGACTCAGAAAAAGAGTCTGGCAGTAAACCATGATATTCATAGGCCAGAGGAACATGATGGGCCAGCTACGAACCGGACAACTGACGACCGAGTAACTCCAAGGCCGCCTGCTACCAGCACAGGCTTCGAGCCTAAGGAGTCCCCGCTGGACCCGTCTAGTAAGCTGGTAATGGAAAACACTGGAACGAGTTACATTGACGGTGCTCATTGGACTGCTATACTCGAGGAA ATTAACGGCGTTCGGGAACACTTGCAAGAAAGCAATGATATTTCAGATGACGAAGCACTCGACGACGGTCACCTCAGCACTCCCTCGCCAACTCTTCTCTTAGGATTGAACAAAACGGTGAGCAAAGAAGACTTATTAGCCGACATTCCGCCGCGGCCGGTGACAGATCGACTCATAGCACAATTCATCAATAGCAAAGAACCCGTGTTAA CTACAATTCATATTCCCACTTTTCAAAAAGAG TATAATCTGTTCTGGTCAATACCACAGGCTGCATCTCTCTCGTGGCTAGCATTTTTGTATGCTATCCTCACCCTGTCAATTGCCATTCAACAACGTCTAAGGGAGCCCTTACCGGTCTACTTAGAGGACTCCCGGGACATTATTAGTACCTTCAGGAAGCGAGCCGCACAGTGCCTTGTCCAGTCAAATTACACACAGCCTGGAAAGTATAAGGTCGAGGCGCTTTTCTATTATACCTTAGGAGAGTTTTATCGAAGCAATGATGCCCAGGTCAGCGTATCCTTCCTCCTTGGGATCACTATTAGGTTAGCGATGCGGACGGGGTATCACCGTGACCCGCGGCATTTTCCCAGCATCTCCGCTTATGAAGGCGAAATGAGGAGACGTGTGTGGGCGACTATGCGTCAACTAGACAGCTTGATCTCGTTTCAAGTCGGTCTGCCACGGACGATACAGGACTGGCAAGATGATGTCGAGCTGCCGCGCAATATATGCGATGAAGACTTCAACGAAGGTACTACGCATCTGCCACCATCGCGACCGGAGTCTGAGCTCACCACTGCGTCCTATATTCGAGCGAAATCGAGAATCATGGCCGTGTTTGGCAAAATCTCTGATCTTGCGTATTCGCGGGAACCCGTGACCTACGACGAAGTTCTTGAAATTGACCGTCGGTTGGAGGAAGTCTATGGCCTTGTTCCTTTTAACTTTCGAATACGGCCAGTGGATCAATCATTCGCAGACCCATCGGACCTGATTCTCCGGCGATACACTTTGGAGCTATTGTATCAAAAAGCTCGCTGTGTCCTCCACCGACGTTACTTGGGTGAAGTCCATAGTAATCTCCGGTATGCATATTCGAGATGGGTTTGCATGAGTGCATCCAAGGAGATACTCCGTCATCAAGCAGACTTGCATCATGAAACTCAGCCCGGAGGAATCCTGTATCGAGACAGGCAGTTCCCAAATTCACTCCAGAATGCTGACTACCTGCTTGCTGCGATGATCATCTGTCTAGAGTTGTCCTATGATCCTCCGGGGGAGCCGACCATCAACAGCGATGTAACGGTCGTTATCAAAGGCCGCGAAGACCTTCTAACTAGCTTAGAAACGTCCCATCAAATTTTTGAGCAAAGTCGCCGACGATCGATGGATGCACAAAAAGCATATGCTGCGTTGACAACTATGCTTCGAAGGGTTAAGAAAGCGGGTTTGAGCACAGCAGAGCCGATTAAACGACTGCCAGCTGGCAACCCAGATGGCCAACCGGTTAATACGCACACCA CTCCGCCTCCCTCGTATGAAAATTTGAGCGTGGCAAACGCACCATACTCCGTTGCTACCTCGAGCGAAATACCTGGGCTGGATGTGGTAGAACCTCCTTTTATATCGTTGGACGTGATCGAAGGGATGCTTGATGCTCCTTCGAATATCGACTGG CATCTGTGGGACCAACAAGTTCAGGGTCCCGCACAGCCGTCAAGGAACAACAGCCTCTGGTTTCCTGACCCTGCGTTTAGTGGCATCGGAGATAGCAATTCGCAGAAGTGA